The following coding sequences lie in one Planctomycetia bacterium genomic window:
- the ccmA gene encoding multidrug ABC transporter ATP-binding protein — protein MIRCDRLRVDRGGVAVVDGVSLDVPAGRGLALIGRSGAGKSSLLAAAATAIPIHSGDVVVAGQSARRAAAAVRRLIGYVPNRMPDLADLRVGEFLELLATTAGLRGVALRSAVDRALAMADLSRRADEPLDVLPSGPAKRLLVASALLHDPQVLLLDDPFAGLDPLERADLERLLEDAVLMGRTVVAAIDDAVVPALFTDIAILREGQLVALGTAEPASFAAGRIWSRTLVCPGRAEDAARVLAPLASDPRAIDADTVVCGHDPARGPFAALVAAVVTAGIDLERADFTTPWTVQLLEQSGR, from the coding sequence ATGATCCGCTGCGACCGACTGCGGGTTGACCGCGGCGGCGTGGCGGTCGTGGACGGCGTGTCGCTCGACGTGCCCGCGGGCCGCGGCCTGGCCCTGATCGGCAGGAGCGGCGCGGGCAAGAGTTCGCTGCTCGCCGCTGCGGCGACGGCGATCCCGATCCATTCCGGCGACGTCGTCGTCGCCGGCCAGTCGGCCCGCCGCGCCGCCGCCGCCGTCCGCCGGCTGATCGGCTACGTGCCCAATAGGATGCCCGACCTGGCCGACCTGCGCGTGGGGGAGTTTCTCGAACTGCTCGCGACGACGGCCGGGCTGCGCGGCGTCGCGCTGCGCTCAGCGGTCGATAGGGCGCTCGCCATGGCCGATCTCTCCCGCCGGGCCGACGAACCGCTCGACGTCCTGCCGTCGGGTCCGGCCAAGCGGCTGCTCGTCGCCAGCGCGCTGCTCCACGATCCGCAGGTGCTGCTGCTCGACGATCCGTTCGCCGGCCTCGACCCGCTGGAGCGGGCCGACCTGGAGCGGCTGCTGGAAGACGCGGTTTTGATGGGCCGCACGGTCGTGGCGGCGATCGACGATGCCGTCGTGCCGGCGTTGTTCACCGACATCGCGATCCTGCGCGAGGGGCAGCTCGTGGCGCTGGGGACCGCAGAGCCGGCCTCCTTCGCCGCCGGCCGCATCTGGTCGCGAACGCTCGTCTGTCCGGGGCGTGCGGAGGACGCGGCCCGCGTCCTCGCACCGCTCGCCAGCGACCCGCGTGCGATCGACGCCGACACCGTCGTCTGCGGTCACGATCCGGCCCGTGGCCCGTTCGCTGCGCTCGTGGCCGCGGTCGTCACCGCCGGGATCGACCTCGAGCGGGCCGACTTCACGACGCCCTGGACGGTGCAGTTGCTGGAGCAGTCGGGCCGCTGA